The following are from one region of the [Synechococcus] sp. NIES-970 genome:
- the hemB-II gene encoding delta-aminolevulinic acid dehydratase: MAESASIEVATCRPRRLRRTTALRRMVRETVLTVNDLIYPMFVMEGTEKRVEVPSMPGCWRYSLDLLLTEIKAVHSLGIGAIALFPLIADNKKDNAGTESYNPAGLVPRAVRAIKETIPEMVVITDVALDPYSSEGHDGIVKDGEILNDETVAVLVKQALVHAEAGADLVAPSDMMDGRVGAIRRALDAEGWIHVGILAYSAKYASAYYGPFRDALDSAPKFGDKKTYQMDPANGREAFKEVELDILEGADIVMVKPALAYLDVICRIKQRTNLPVAAYNVSGEYAMVKAAAQQGWIDEQTVVLETLTSMKRAGADMILTYFAKEVALALQSA; this comes from the coding sequence ATGGCAGAGTCAGCTTCCATTGAGGTCGCAACCTGTCGCCCCCGTCGGCTCCGGCGCACAACCGCCCTGCGGCGTATGGTGCGTGAAACGGTCTTGACAGTTAATGACCTGATTTATCCAATGTTCGTAATGGAGGGCACAGAAAAGCGCGTAGAAGTCCCTTCGATGCCTGGTTGTTGGCGCTATTCTCTGGATCTATTATTGACTGAAATCAAAGCAGTCCACAGTTTAGGCATTGGGGCGATCGCCTTATTTCCGCTGATTGCCGACAACAAAAAAGACAATGCAGGGACCGAAAGCTATAATCCGGCTGGTTTAGTTCCTCGGGCAGTGCGTGCCATCAAAGAAACTATTCCAGAAATGGTTGTCATCACGGATGTGGCCCTCGACCCCTACAGCAGTGAGGGCCATGACGGAATTGTCAAAGATGGTGAAATTCTCAACGATGAGACCGTGGCAGTGCTGGTCAAACAAGCTTTGGTGCATGCCGAAGCAGGGGCTGATCTGGTTGCCCCATCGGACATGATGGACGGCCGCGTAGGGGCCATTCGCCGCGCCCTAGATGCAGAGGGCTGGATTCATGTGGGCATTCTCGCCTATTCCGCCAAATATGCATCCGCTTACTACGGGCCTTTTCGAGATGCCCTAGATTCGGCCCCTAAATTTGGTGACAAAAAAACCTATCAAATGGATCCAGCCAATGGCAGGGAAGCTTTCAAAGAAGTGGAATTAGACATTCTTGAAGGGGCAGACATCGTGATGGTCAAACCAGCCCTGGCCTACCTCGATGTGATTTGCCGCATTAAGCAACGAACCAATTTACCCGTGGCGGCCTATAACGTCAGCGGTGAATATGCCATGGTCAAAGCAGCGGCCCAACAGGGTTGGATCGACGAGCAAACAGTCGTCCTAGAAACCTTGACCAGTATGAAACGGGCTGGGGCTGACATGATTTTGACCTATTTTGCGAAGGAAGTCGCCCTGGCTCTGCAGTCGGCATAA
- the folE-II gene encoding GTP cyclohydrolase I encodes MNLPISLNDIRQQAISTEIQPPVSEADMQAAVRTLLLGLGEDPDREGLRDTPKRVVKALKFLTSGYNQSLDGLLNGAVFHEDANEMVLVRDIDLFSSCEHHILPILGRAHVAYIPNGKVIGLSKIARICEMYARRLQVQERLTQQIADALQGLLKPQGVAVVIEATHMCMVMRGVEKPGSWTVTSSMQGVFANNESTRQEFMELIRHRPSFH; translated from the coding sequence ATGAACTTGCCCATTTCATTGAACGACATCCGCCAACAAGCGATTAGTACCGAAATTCAACCGCCCGTATCAGAGGCCGACATGCAAGCAGCCGTGCGGACTTTGCTTTTGGGATTGGGGGAAGATCCAGACCGCGAAGGTTTGCGGGATACCCCGAAGCGGGTGGTTAAAGCCCTCAAATTTCTGACGTCTGGTTATAACCAATCCCTCGATGGGCTGCTCAATGGTGCCGTTTTCCATGAAGATGCAAACGAAATGGTATTGGTGCGCGATATTGATTTATTTAGCTCCTGCGAGCACCATATTTTACCGATTTTAGGTCGCGCCCATGTGGCCTATATCCCTAACGGTAAAGTGATTGGTCTCTCAAAGATTGCCCGTATCTGTGAGATGTATGCCCGGCGTTTGCAGGTGCAGGAGCGCTTAACCCAACAGATCGCCGACGCCCTCCAGGGATTACTAAAACCCCAAGGGGTTGCCGTTGTCATCGAGGCGACCCACATGTGCATGGTCATGCGCGGGGTGGAGAAACCAGGCTCTTGGACCGTCACCAGTTCAATGCAAGGGGTCTTTGCCAATAATGAATCTACTCGCCAGGAATTTATGGAATTGATTCGCCATCGCCCCTCGTTCCACTAA